A single genomic interval of Pyrobaculum arsenaticum DSM 13514 harbors:
- the rpsJ gene encoding 30S ribosomal protein S10, whose product MALAARRKVRIRLYGTNPADVDQVAREIVDLAKKMGVQVRGPIPLPTRRLVVTVRRAPSGQGYHTYDHWEMRISKRLIDIEASERVLRRLMTIRVPDTVKIELQLI is encoded by the coding sequence ATGGCCCTTGCGGCTAGGAGGAAAGTAAGGATAAGGCTATACGGCACAAACCCCGCAGATGTAGACCAAGTAGCTAGAGAGATAGTTGACTTGGCAAAGAAGATGGGAGTACAGGTAAGAGGACCAATCCCGCTCCCCACCAGGAGGCTAGTGGTAACAGTGAGGAGAGCCCCGTCTGGGCAGGGATACCACACATATGACCACTGGGAAATGCGCATTTCTAAACGCCTAATAGACATAGAGGCCTCGGAGAGGGTATTGAGGCGCCTGATGACAATAAGGGTGCCGGACACCGTCAAGATAGAGCTCCAGCTTATTTAG
- the surE gene encoding 5'/3'-nucleotidase SurE, producing MRILITNDDGVHSPGLRLLYEFASPLGAVDVVAPESPKSATGLGITLHKPLRMYETDLCGFKAVATSGTPSDTIYLAAYGLGRRYDLVLSGINLGDNTSLQVILSSGTLGAAFQAALLGIPAVAYSLHAQDWEEVLKNREALEIMKAVVQKSAEFVLKYGLPHGVDVVSINFPRNMKRGVKAKLVRAAKFRFAQKVDRRVDPRGSSYYWLYGTDLAPEPDTDVYTVLVEGQIAVTPLTLDLNALNTDRKLDAEALAKLVRYINEAI from the coding sequence GTGAGAATCTTAATTACAAATGACGACGGCGTGCACAGCCCGGGGCTGAGACTACTCTACGAATTCGCATCCCCCCTCGGCGCTGTAGATGTGGTTGCGCCGGAGTCACCCAAGTCGGCCACAGGGCTCGGCATCACCCTCCACAAGCCGCTTAGGATGTACGAGACAGACCTATGTGGCTTTAAGGCCGTGGCCACGTCGGGCACGCCTTCAGATACGATATACCTAGCCGCATACGGCCTCGGCAGGAGATACGACTTAGTTCTGTCGGGGATAAACCTCGGCGACAACACCTCGCTCCAAGTCATCCTCTCTTCGGGGACTCTCGGAGCCGCTTTCCAAGCCGCCTTGTTGGGCATACCGGCAGTTGCCTACTCCCTACACGCACAGGACTGGGAGGAGGTCTTAAAAAATAGGGAGGCCCTAGAGATAATGAAAGCGGTGGTTCAGAAATCGGCGGAATTCGTGCTGAAGTATGGACTCCCCCACGGCGTCGATGTGGTCAGTATTAACTTCCCCAGAAACATGAAGAGGGGAGTCAAGGCAAAACTGGTCCGGGCGGCTAAATTCCGCTTTGCGCAGAAAGTAGACAGGCGAGTCGACCCCCGCGGATCTAGCTACTACTGGCTATACGGCACAGACCTCGCCCCCGAGCCAGATACAGACGTGTACACAGTGTTAGTAGAGGGGCAAATAGCTGTGACGCCGCTGACGCTTGACCTAAACGCCCTCAACACCGACAGGAAACTAGACGCCGAAGCCTTAGCAAAACTAGTCCGCTACATCAACGAGGCAATATGA
- a CDS encoding ArsR/SmtB family transcription factor, which yields MARAKTATSTSDPRRVLLLKLLEEKGMLTQGQLAKLTGFSWGQLQWHLYVLEREGRVKRVVKDGVVYYVPAISQFLLE from the coding sequence ATGGCGAGGGCGAAGACAGCTACTTCAACCTCCGACCCGAGGAGGGTCCTACTTCTCAAATTATTAGAAGAAAAGGGAATGCTTACCCAGGGACAGCTGGCGAAACTTACAGGTTTCAGCTGGGGGCAACTACAGTGGCACCTCTACGTCCTCGAACGCGAAGGGAGAGTAAAACGGGTGGTTAAAGACGGCGTAGTCTACTACGTCCCGGCGATTAGCCAATTTTTACTAGAGTAA
- a CDS encoding tRNA-wybutosine modification methyltransferase TYW3: MGVVNRRVFEARKKAFVERLEREALQDRVDGDILPLLRLLNAHPDIYTTSSCSGRVMVAEAVRPSYSKGRGFRPVAKWHHPVPPELVAHAVEGLDNAWLMVRGAILHVAAADAKTAYRLVEIGRETGHKHSGIITMNRGGIFVEILGEERLDIPLKRGGNPLADVGSAVEEANKVLALAKLRLYWLAARLEAELFGVEGPTSEEIRRAIHDFLRCL; encoded by the coding sequence GTGGGCGTAGTAAATAGACGGGTTTTCGAGGCTAGGAAAAAGGCCTTTGTGGAGAGGTTGGAGAGGGAGGCTCTGCAAGATAGGGTAGACGGCGATATCCTCCCCCTCCTCAGGTTGCTAAACGCTCACCCGGACATCTACACCACGTCTTCCTGTAGCGGCAGGGTTATGGTAGCGGAGGCGGTTAGGCCTAGCTATAGCAAGGGGAGGGGCTTCCGCCCAGTGGCTAAGTGGCACCACCCAGTCCCCCCTGAGCTGGTAGCACACGCAGTGGAGGGGCTCGACAACGCATGGCTAATGGTGAGGGGGGCTATCCTACACGTCGCCGCCGCCGACGCGAAGACGGCGTACAGGCTCGTGGAGATAGGGCGGGAGACGGGCCACAAGCACAGCGGCATAATTACCATGAACAGAGGGGGCATCTTCGTGGAGATCCTGGGCGAGGAGAGGCTGGACATCCCGCTGAAGAGGGGCGGGAACCCCCTCGCCGACGTGGGGTCCGCTGTCGAGGAGGCAAACAAGGTCTTGGCACTGGCTAAGCTCCGCCTCTATTGGCTGGCCGCCAGGCTTGAGGCTGAACTGTTCGGCGTAGAGGGGCCCACCAGCGAAGAAATTAGGCGCGCCATCCACGACTTTCTGCGCTGCCTTTAA
- a CDS encoding dihydrodipicolinate synthase family protein: MKLEGVIAATVTPFTKDGVNYEGLRIILSRIVEAGYHGVFPTSSTGEVTKLTPEERVKVMEVAKEVAGGKALVIAGTGTGDHLSTIDMVRRYKDVGVDVVLITPPYYIQYDWAAIYAFYKKVLDKTDVPVILYTIPLATGYNIPVEVFELVANEYSQVVGVKDSSGDFRYHLDLIYLLGRRLSVLQGLDMLFVPSLIMGAHGGILAGPNFLGKTTLEQYRLVKEGKTAEAVSLHNKLMPLWRFMGGCGLVGKLGGKWPTLYKLATQLVHGIDMGPPREPLPPVEDKDRKELEKILKELGLI, from the coding sequence ATGAAACTAGAAGGGGTCATCGCGGCTACCGTAACTCCCTTTACAAAAGACGGGGTCAACTACGAGGGGCTCAGAATCATCTTGTCTAGGATCGTCGAGGCGGGCTACCACGGGGTTTTCCCCACATCCTCCACCGGCGAGGTGACTAAGCTCACGCCGGAGGAAAGGGTAAAAGTTATGGAGGTGGCCAAGGAGGTGGCGGGTGGGAAGGCCCTAGTCATCGCGGGGACTGGGACAGGCGATCATCTATCTACAATCGATATGGTCAGGAGGTACAAGGACGTGGGGGTGGACGTCGTCCTGATCACCCCACCGTACTACATACAGTACGATTGGGCCGCCATATACGCCTTCTACAAGAAAGTCCTCGACAAAACGGATGTCCCCGTTATCCTCTACACAATCCCCCTAGCCACGGGGTACAACATCCCCGTCGAGGTGTTCGAGCTTGTGGCCAACGAGTACAGCCAAGTCGTCGGAGTTAAGGACAGCTCTGGCGACTTCCGCTACCACCTCGACCTCATCTACCTCCTTGGGAGGCGTCTGTCTGTGCTCCAGGGGCTGGACATGCTCTTCGTGCCCTCACTCATAATGGGCGCCCACGGCGGCATCCTTGCAGGGCCCAACTTCTTAGGCAAAACAACGCTGGAGCAGTACCGCCTAGTTAAAGAGGGAAAAACCGCCGAGGCCGTGTCCCTCCACAACAAGCTTATGCCGCTATGGCGCTTCATGGGCGGCTGCGGCTTGGTGGGGAAGCTAGGAGGCAAGTGGCCCACGCTGTACAAGCTTGCAACCCAACTAGTCCACGGCATAGACATGGGACCGCCGAGGGAGCCCCTTCCGCCGGTGGAGGATAAGGACAGGAAAGAACTGGAAAAAATCTTGAAGGAGCTCGGCCTAATATAG
- a CDS encoding aldo/keto reductase: MKCAKNAGCVSELALGTFGVGGDFWAADTSKDYQWIQALRKGFELGIKLVDTSELYGRGHAEELVRIAASDIDDVLVITKIHPSAATEDEVAKRVAASAERLGRTPWGVALHWMPIRGHICDVVRALEAVVERGLAERYGLSNVTASQLQQALTCFKRHPPAFVENKYSLLYRRDELDVMPLAQREGLMYLAYSPLERGALALDPFLGQIASKYGKTAAQIALAWYVKIPGLVPVVKAARVEHVLENAEALRIKLSDSDWEAIDRQFYTYRHETR, encoded by the coding sequence ATGAAGTGCGCAAAAAATGCGGGGTGCGTCTCTGAGCTTGCCCTTGGCACATTCGGTGTCGGCGGCGATTTCTGGGCTGCAGATACCTCGAAAGATTACCAATGGATCCAGGCGCTACGCAAGGGTTTTGAGCTGGGCATTAAACTAGTGGACACGTCCGAGCTATATGGGAGGGGGCATGCAGAGGAGTTAGTGAGAATAGCTGCCTCCGACATAGACGACGTACTCGTTATTACGAAGATTCATCCATCGGCGGCTACTGAGGACGAGGTGGCTAAGAGAGTAGCCGCCTCTGCAGAGAGGCTTGGCCGCACGCCGTGGGGAGTAGCGTTGCACTGGATGCCCATAAGGGGACACATATGCGATGTGGTTAGGGCCCTTGAGGCGGTTGTGGAGAGGGGCTTAGCCGAGCGTTACGGCCTAAGCAACGTCACAGCGTCGCAACTCCAACAAGCCTTGACTTGCTTCAAGAGGCACCCACCTGCCTTTGTGGAGAACAAGTACAGTCTGCTATACAGGAGAGATGAGCTAGACGTAATGCCGCTGGCCCAAAGGGAGGGTTTAATGTACCTGGCCTACTCGCCGCTGGAAAGGGGCGCCCTTGCATTGGATCCTTTCCTCGGCCAAATCGCGTCGAAGTATGGAAAAACAGCGGCTCAAATAGCACTGGCGTGGTACGTTAAAATACCTGGACTAGTCCCAGTAGTCAAGGCAGCGAGGGTAGAGCACGTTTTAGAAAACGCTGAGGCCCTAAGGATAAAGCTTAGCGACTCAGACTGGGAGGCAATCGATAGACAATTCTACACTTACCGCCACGAAACGCGTTAG
- a CDS encoding TldD/PmbA family protein, whose amino-acid sequence METLIYKALDYGLALGASYVEVRWQRDVGTVAGLRNGQLEFSTTYFSEGIAVRAVAGGGMGFASITNTSLEEVLNAVEQAVKLAKAAGKWRKSPVTLSEENMANFSYTVPSIDLDPVDVLKVLDESVDKMVNVRRLVANVWTTEKRVVTSDGADVFSKIPRIYVYAMLIRHEPSLGSLQRDLFFGGTSRDSVEGAEKVVEEESKKLSLLLEKAKPISPGRYDVVFAPEMTGILVHESIGHPFELDRIYGREGAEAGESYIRPGNLRIRIGSEYVNITDYPAVPGTYGFYLVDDEGVVARPKQLVRNGVATEFITNRQYAAVIGAHSNGGARASLYSREPIPRMSNTYLEPGDWKPDEMIKDTRRGVYVVSYTEWNINDTRYSGRYGILEGYLIENGELKHPIRGFIEVETPELWGNLDAVGRDFKLYVGTCGKGNPSQGVPVTMGGPTFRSRNLRVVP is encoded by the coding sequence ATGGAAACGCTTATTTATAAAGCCCTAGACTACGGCTTGGCCCTTGGCGCTTCCTACGTGGAGGTGAGGTGGCAAAGAGACGTGGGAACAGTTGCAGGTTTACGAAATGGACAACTGGAGTTCTCCACAACGTACTTCTCAGAGGGGATAGCCGTGAGGGCCGTGGCGGGGGGCGGAATGGGATTCGCATCGATCACAAACACCAGCCTCGAAGAGGTTTTGAACGCGGTGGAGCAAGCGGTCAAGCTGGCAAAGGCCGCGGGTAAGTGGAGGAAAAGCCCTGTGACGCTTAGCGAGGAGAACATGGCAAATTTCAGCTATACTGTGCCCTCAATAGACCTAGACCCTGTGGATGTGTTGAAGGTACTGGACGAGAGCGTAGACAAAATGGTAAACGTCAGGAGGCTCGTGGCCAACGTTTGGACTACTGAGAAGAGAGTGGTCACAAGCGACGGCGCAGATGTATTTAGCAAAATCCCCAGGATCTACGTCTACGCGATGCTGATACGCCACGAGCCCTCTCTAGGAAGTCTGCAACGAGACCTCTTCTTCGGCGGAACAAGCCGCGACTCTGTGGAGGGGGCTGAGAAAGTTGTGGAGGAGGAATCAAAAAAGCTGTCACTTCTCCTCGAGAAGGCGAAGCCCATATCGCCGGGGAGATATGACGTGGTGTTCGCCCCAGAGATGACGGGCATACTCGTACACGAATCTATAGGCCACCCCTTCGAGCTCGACCGGATATACGGAAGAGAGGGGGCTGAGGCAGGCGAATCATACATAAGGCCAGGCAACCTCAGGATCAGAATAGGAAGCGAATACGTAAACATTACGGACTACCCAGCAGTTCCAGGTACCTACGGCTTCTACCTCGTAGATGACGAAGGCGTCGTGGCGAGGCCGAAGCAACTGGTGCGCAACGGCGTGGCTACAGAGTTTATTACGAATAGGCAATACGCCGCTGTTATAGGCGCCCACAGCAACGGCGGCGCGAGGGCCTCTCTCTACAGCCGAGAGCCAATCCCGAGAATGTCCAACACTTACCTAGAACCCGGCGACTGGAAGCCCGACGAGATGATAAAGGATACAAGACGCGGAGTCTACGTGGTATCGTATACCGAGTGGAATATCAACGATACGCGATACTCCGGGCGGTACGGAATACTTGAAGGATACCTCATAGAAAATGGGGAGTTGAAACACCCCATTAGGGGTTTTATAGAAGTGGAGACGCCTGAGCTGTGGGGTAATCTTGACGCGGTGGGGCGCGACTTCAAGCTATACGTGGGTACATGCGGCAAGGGCAACCCATCGCAAGGCGTGCCGGTAACGATGGGAGGACCTACTTTCAGAAGCAGAAACCTAAGAGTGGTACCATGA
- a CDS encoding TldD/PmbA family protein, protein MIFRILTGLVDEAAVVKTKAEHYMARFANDEITVFKHWSEEATYLYLAKGKRATFVGMTGPPTLDKIEEAAKRLVTVPEDPLYVPLGGPQPVNYSEPAEGFEKIPDLVKTAIDVAEGVERSAGVVHMIYIVVEYRDTAGRSGSYSANRVYLAMRSFIGDLSATSTSAGRKLADIKAEEVGKRNAQILHAAKGLPQVKIEPRRADVLLSPLVFGHLIGEVASSWASGSEILTGSSRYTKDDLGKEVASPILTVLDITSDKAAHGFTPFDLEGVPTRPIEIYRKGIFAGVLHTRRTAHALGMEPTGHALRNWAMPSPGHIYIAPADGPEDAEELFRELKNGYYIHNNWYTRFQNVKTGQFSTVGRDVVLEIKDGKPVAVVKFVRIADTLENVVKNIAVLSKETSQVYWWDMPTPVHAPYAVLKNIGITT, encoded by the coding sequence ATGATATTCAGGATACTAACCGGTCTCGTAGACGAGGCGGCTGTTGTAAAGACGAAGGCTGAGCATTACATGGCCCGCTTTGCCAACGACGAGATTACAGTGTTCAAGCATTGGTCAGAAGAGGCCACATACCTTTACTTGGCAAAGGGCAAAAGAGCCACCTTTGTTGGGATGACCGGACCGCCCACGCTGGATAAGATCGAAGAGGCGGCGAAGAGGCTTGTCACGGTGCCGGAAGACCCGCTCTACGTGCCGCTGGGGGGGCCGCAGCCAGTAAACTACAGCGAGCCTGCCGAGGGCTTTGAAAAAATTCCAGATCTGGTAAAAACCGCCATAGACGTAGCTGAGGGCGTGGAGCGTAGCGCCGGCGTTGTCCACATGATCTACATCGTGGTAGAGTACCGGGATACTGCAGGCAGATCGGGGAGCTATTCTGCAAACAGGGTGTACCTGGCCATGAGATCGTTCATCGGCGACCTCTCGGCGACGAGCACCTCGGCGGGGAGGAAGTTGGCAGACATAAAGGCTGAGGAGGTTGGAAAACGCAATGCCCAAATCCTCCACGCGGCTAAGGGCCTTCCTCAGGTTAAAATTGAGCCTCGCAGAGCAGACGTGTTGCTGTCTCCACTAGTCTTCGGCCACCTCATAGGCGAGGTGGCGTCTAGCTGGGCGTCGGGCTCCGAAATACTGACCGGCTCCTCACGCTATACAAAGGACGACTTGGGGAAAGAGGTGGCCTCTCCCATCCTCACCGTGTTGGATATAACTTCCGATAAAGCCGCCCACGGCTTCACGCCCTTCGATCTCGAGGGGGTGCCCACACGTCCCATTGAAATATACCGAAAGGGCATCTTCGCCGGCGTTCTACACACTAGAAGGACGGCGCATGCGCTTGGGATGGAGCCTACGGGACACGCCTTACGGAACTGGGCAATGCCAAGCCCCGGCCACATATATATCGCCCCGGCTGACGGCCCGGAAGACGCGGAGGAGCTTTTCAGAGAGCTGAAAAACGGCTACTACATACACAACAACTGGTACACCCGCTTCCAGAACGTGAAGACGGGGCAGTTCTCCACCGTCGGCCGAGACGTGGTGCTGGAGATAAAAGACGGCAAGCCTGTGGCCGTTGTGAAGTTCGTAAGAATAGCGGACACTCTTGAAAACGTGGTGAAGAACATTGCCGTTCTCTCCAAGGAGACAAGCCAAGTCTACTGGTGGGACATGCCCACGCCTGTCCATGCGCCATACGCCGTGTTGAAAAACATCGGAATAACTACATAA
- a CDS encoding creatininase family protein encodes MRWAELTWPDFERVDKKVAVLPVGVIEAHGPHLPLGTDALMALYVAEKAAEEAGVLLLPPIWYGSTYVLEKFPGTISISGETLYRLYKEVFMEVARNGVRYLVVVNGHGGNIDALKMAAKDVAKSTYLNIVLVNWWIDLAKEARRKVLETPEGHAAEDETSEVMAAYPHLVKEIPRDADEWAEAKYAVYGARVYAMMYKKAVQGYPSRASREKGEAILKAAVEELKSLLEDLKKDVLPVSVK; translated from the coding sequence ATGAGGTGGGCTGAACTTACTTGGCCCGACTTTGAGAGAGTTGACAAAAAAGTCGCTGTATTGCCTGTAGGTGTGATTGAGGCTCACGGACCTCACCTGCCGCTAGGCACAGACGCCCTCATGGCTCTCTACGTGGCTGAGAAAGCCGCCGAAGAGGCTGGCGTGTTGCTCCTCCCGCCTATTTGGTATGGGTCTACATATGTGTTAGAAAAATTCCCCGGGACCATATCGATATCCGGAGAGACGCTATATCGATTGTACAAGGAGGTTTTTATGGAGGTTGCAAGAAACGGGGTTAGATACCTCGTAGTAGTAAACGGGCACGGGGGTAATATAGACGCCCTGAAAATGGCCGCCAAGGACGTGGCGAAGTCTACATACTTAAATATTGTACTGGTCAATTGGTGGATAGATCTAGCTAAAGAGGCACGGCGAAAAGTGCTTGAAACCCCCGAAGGACACGCAGCCGAGGACGAGACAAGCGAGGTCATGGCCGCCTATCCCCATTTAGTTAAGGAGATCCCCCGCGACGCCGATGAGTGGGCGGAGGCTAAATACGCCGTGTACGGCGCAAGGGTATACGCGATGATGTACAAAAAAGCAGTACAGGGCTACCCCTCTAGGGCGTCAAGAGAAAAAGGCGAGGCTATACTGAAAGCCGCCGTGGAGGAGCTGAAATCGCTCCTAGAAGATCTAAAGAAAGACGTCTTGCCTGTTTCAGTAAAGTAA
- a CDS encoding ABC transporter substrate-binding protein: MQWSKALLWSVLVVALAVAAIVTILASQPQTQPPVVSQTPVRPKIIVSFPAYDKILAQAFPEAEVVLLTKGISDPHEYQLTPQDLQLLRSLTDKDVVVDTMHASFELKIAEMAQRGEIKAKVIKTPDFETYLTWDGKEVKLTSYGQEQGGVNMHSHGLYPPDVLKLIDAVSSASGLTPNATFVNGLRQLQDKYAGKLSGKAVALTPAAQYILYWLGYRDIAVFIKEPGVPPSQEDVAKALQYAKEGAPVLAAVVSGEALRVVDMFKNKAEEAGINAKVIVADFSKGYLEVLREVTEQIARSQGG; this comes from the coding sequence ATGCAGTGGAGCAAGGCCCTTTTGTGGTCGGTGTTGGTCGTAGCGTTAGCGGTGGCGGCTATAGTAACCATCTTAGCTTCTCAGCCACAGACTCAGCCACCTGTTGTCTCTCAGACCCCGGTAAGGCCCAAGATTATAGTCAGCTTTCCTGCATATGATAAGATTTTAGCCCAAGCATTTCCAGAGGCTGAAGTCGTCCTCTTGACAAAAGGGATCTCCGACCCCCACGAATACCAGCTAACTCCCCAAGATCTTCAATTGCTAAGAAGCCTTACAGATAAGGACGTCGTGGTGGATACTATGCACGCATCCTTTGAGCTGAAGATAGCGGAGATGGCCCAGAGGGGCGAGATAAAGGCAAAGGTGATAAAGACGCCCGACTTCGAGACGTACCTTACCTGGGACGGGAAAGAGGTTAAGCTAACCAGCTACGGACAAGAGCAGGGAGGCGTGAACATGCACAGCCACGGGCTCTACCCCCCAGACGTGTTGAAGCTAATTGACGCTGTGTCCAGTGCCTCAGGGCTTACTCCAAACGCCACATTTGTCAATGGGCTTAGGCAGCTACAGGACAAGTACGCCGGGAAACTCAGCGGCAAGGCTGTTGCACTGACCCCCGCGGCCCAGTACATATTATACTGGCTAGGCTACAGAGACATCGCGGTGTTTATAAAAGAGCCCGGGGTGCCTCCTTCACAAGAAGACGTAGCAAAGGCGCTCCAATACGCGAAAGAAGGAGCCCCAGTGCTGGCAGCTGTGGTAAGTGGTGAGGCTCTACGTGTCGTTGATATGTTCAAGAATAAGGCAGAGGAGGCAGGCATCAACGCGAAGGTTATAGTAGCGGACTTCTCAAAGGGCTACCTAGAAGTTCTTAGAGAAGTGACAGAGCAGATAGCCAGGTCACAAGGGGGTTAA
- a CDS encoding MFS transporter: protein MRRALFAVFLSSFITPFMTSGLSVALPIIASDFSVGSAEAMAIFVLLNLAVAMWVLPFGRLADMWGPHVVFRAGLGVAGVGFLLAALSPTIGFFYASLLVAGVGLAAVFGSNNALIFRLVPPEKRAEAVGLNSMSVYVGLVVGPVLGGAVAQLSWRLILAIGAALTAVPYVMVRKSPRPAGGGRFDVLGSALLATSTALVVIGVYAGSPSLAVPGLLLLAAAIFVEWRSPSPVLDVRLFRNYVFTASLAAALLNYLATSALQPSLSLLFQKAFAMPPHYAGLLLSTQAAAMALFSPIAGRAGNRLPLAALAAAGSAILAVTLFAYSAAPSPATAPLALSLIGVGFALFIVPNTTIILSAAPPERRGTASALIAEARVVGMALSNAAAGQIMKNVPNITAGVSSVLAFLAYVSLATLALSLVRAGGRPRKR from the coding sequence GTGAGGAGGGCCTTGTTCGCCGTCTTCTTATCGTCTTTTATAACTCCATTTATGACAAGTGGGTTAAGCGTAGCTCTGCCAATAATTGCAAGCGACTTCTCAGTGGGGTCTGCGGAGGCCATGGCGATCTTCGTATTGCTTAACCTGGCAGTGGCCATGTGGGTGCTTCCTTTTGGGCGCCTTGCCGACATGTGGGGCCCCCATGTGGTTTTCAGAGCTGGGCTGGGGGTTGCGGGGGTTGGCTTTCTCCTAGCCGCTTTATCCCCAACAATCGGCTTCTTCTACGCCTCGTTGCTAGTCGCCGGTGTGGGGCTTGCCGCGGTGTTTGGAAGCAACAACGCCTTGATCTTCCGCCTCGTCCCGCCGGAGAAGAGGGCTGAGGCCGTGGGGCTCAACTCCATGTCGGTCTACGTAGGCCTGGTGGTCGGCCCCGTGCTGGGGGGCGCCGTAGCTCAGCTATCATGGAGGCTGATCTTAGCCATAGGAGCGGCCCTCACCGCGGTGCCCTACGTAATGGTTAGGAAGTCACCACGCCCCGCGGGCGGCGGGCGTTTCGACGTCCTAGGCTCGGCCCTCCTAGCTACCTCCACAGCGCTAGTAGTAATAGGCGTCTACGCAGGCTCCCCTAGCTTGGCAGTCCCCGGCCTTCTACTCCTCGCCGCGGCCATCTTTGTGGAGTGGAGGTCGCCCTCGCCCGTACTGGATGTTAGGCTCTTCCGCAACTACGTATTTACCGCCTCGCTGGCGGCAGCGCTCCTCAACTACTTGGCCACCTCTGCGCTACAACCATCGCTTAGCCTCCTCTTCCAAAAGGCCTTTGCCATGCCCCCCCACTACGCGGGCCTCCTACTTAGCACCCAAGCGGCGGCCATGGCCCTATTCTCGCCGATAGCCGGCAGAGCGGGCAACCGCCTTCCCCTAGCCGCCCTCGCCGCCGCGGGGTCAGCCATCCTAGCGGTCACGCTCTTCGCCTACTCCGCCGCGCCCAGCCCCGCCACCGCGCCGTTAGCGCTTTCCCTAATAGGCGTGGGGTTTGCGCTGTTCATTGTACCAAATACCACCATTATACTCTCCGCGGCGCCGCCGGAGAGGAGAGGCACAGCTTCAGCACTGATAGCTGAGGCAAGAGTGGTGGGGATGGCGCTAAGCAACGCGGCGGCTGGGCAAATCATGAAAAATGTGCCGAACATAACGGCCGGAGTCTCGTCGGTATTGGCCTTCTTAGCCTACGTATCGCTTGCAACGCTGGCTCTCTCTCTTGTCCGGGCGGGGGGCCGCCCGCGCAAACGATGA
- a CDS encoding NADH-quinone oxidoreductase subunit C: protein MSAKTPPKCPPEGDHLLLAKIKQAIGPAYLAHGVTPEGHLCVMVQADKIREVASAVKSMGFDHVLSLSAIDYMAEKKFVVTYIFASYLSPELKGQLLHVRTEIPRDNPKIASIADIFPSADYEERECHEMFGIWFEGNTHMGKRFLLDPDCCIDEKTGKPLYPLRKDFKVPDWGLMG, encoded by the coding sequence ATGTCAGCCAAGACCCCACCGAAGTGTCCGCCCGAAGGCGACCACTTGCTACTCGCAAAGATAAAACAGGCAATTGGACCTGCATACTTGGCCCACGGCGTCACGCCTGAGGGCCACCTCTGCGTCATGGTCCAAGCCGACAAGATAAGGGAGGTCGCCTCTGCGGTTAAGTCCATGGGCTTCGACCACGTCCTCTCCCTCAGCGCCATTGATTACATGGCCGAGAAGAAGTTCGTCGTTACATACATCTTCGCCTCATACCTCTCGCCAGAACTCAAGGGCCAGCTCCTCCACGTCCGCACAGAGATCCCGCGGGACAACCCAAAGATAGCGTCTATCGCCGACATTTTCCCCTCAGCTGACTACGAGGAGAGAGAGTGCCATGAGATGTTCGGCATATGGTTCGAGGGGAACACCCACATGGGCAAGCGGTTCTTGCTAGACCCAGACTGCTGCATCGACGAGAAAACCGGCAAGCCGCTATACCCCCTGCGCAAAGACTTCAAAGTCCCCGACTGGGGATTAATGGGCTGA
- a CDS encoding NADH-quinone oxidoreductase subunit B: protein MSQALREFLLKKAKLEKIFNWGVRWSLWPVHLVTSCCGVEVAHTSGPGFDAERWGVLPFHTMRQSNVILVEGTITRKMAKVLKMVYEQMPEPKFVLAMGACAVRGGLFWNSYHVVQVDTVVPVDVYIAGCPPTPEAVVRAFIMLHNKIKGKPGPFIEPSKVDLTPYLPPPPKPAAPRPAPQQTAQPASG from the coding sequence ATGTCTCAGGCATTAAGAGAGTTTTTGTTAAAGAAGGCGAAGCTGGAAAAGATCTTTAACTGGGGAGTGAGGTGGTCGCTGTGGCCTGTCCACCTCGTCACGTCGTGTTGCGGAGTTGAAGTTGCCCACACCTCGGGCCCTGGGTTTGACGCCGAGCGCTGGGGCGTATTGCCGTTTCACACAATGAGGCAGTCAAATGTAATACTAGTAGAGGGCACAATTACTAGGAAAATGGCCAAAGTGTTGAAGATGGTGTACGAGCAGATGCCGGAGCCTAAGTTCGTACTTGCCATGGGGGCGTGTGCAGTGAGAGGAGGGCTTTTCTGGAACTCCTACCACGTGGTGCAAGTCGACACAGTTGTCCCCGTAGATGTGTACATTGCAGGTTGTCCGCCGACGCCGGAGGCTGTGGTTAGGGCTTTCATAATGCTTCACAACAAGATAAAGGGCAAGCCCGGGCCCTTTATAGAACCATCAAAGGTAGACTTAACGCCGTACCTCCCGCCGCCGCCAAAACCTGCCGCGCCTAGACCCGCCCCGCAACAGACAGCACAGCCCGCCTCTGGGTAA